The genomic window ATACGGACCAGTCTGGTGTACCAGGTGCGCGTCTTCGTCTGCAACCCGCAGGACGAGCTTCGGCTGGGAATGCCCGCCACCGTCACGGTCCCTTTGAACCGCGCCTCGACCCCGGAAAAATCCGTCCCCGAGGATCCCTGCAAGGAACCCTGATGCCCACAGGAGAGGCTCGACAGAGTGCGGGCATGACCTCACCGCTCACCGTCCTCGAAGTCAAGGACGTCACCAAGCACTTTCGCTCGGGCCGCCGGACGATCACGGCCCTGGACGGCGTGACGGTCGCGATGCGGAGCGGCCTTATCACGGGCCTCATCGGGCCCGACGGCGCGGGCAAGACGACCCTGATGCGGCTTGCCGCCGGCTTGCTCCTGGCGGACCGGGGCACGATCCGGGTCCTGGGCCTGGACGCCGCCGCGGAACCGTTGGCGGTCCAGGCCGCCATCGGATACATGCCTCAGCGTTTCGGACTCTACGAGGATCTCAGCGTCCAGGAAAACCTCGACCTGTATGCCGATCTTCAGGGCGTGACGCACCAGGAACGACCCGAGCGCTACCGGGAACTGATGCGCATGACTGGGCTTGCATCCTTTACCGGAAGGCTTGCGGGAGCGCTCTCGGGCGGCATGAAACAGAAACTGGGCCTTGCCTGTACTCTCGTGCGCCCCCCGCGGCTGCTCCTGCTCGACGAACCGACGGTGGGCGTGGACCCGGTTTCCCGGCGCGAGCTGTGGTCCATCGTGCACCGGCTGGTGAAGGAAGAGGGCATGAGCGTCCTTTTGAGCACGGCCTACCTGGATGAGGCCGAAAGGTGCAACGAGGTGATCGTGCTGCACGAAGGGCGTGTGCTGGGGCAGGCCCCCCCGAAGGAATTCAGCGCGAAGCTCAGCGGGCACGCTTACCAAGTGAGCGCTCCCGGGGCGCGCAAACGGAGCGTGCAGGCAAAGCTGGCCGCGGGTTCGGGAGTGGTGGACGCCGTGATCCAGGAGGAAAACGTGCGGCTGGTCATGGACTCGCAGACCTTTCCGGACATCGGGAGAATCCTCCCCGGCCTCCACGAAGTCTCGCTGCAGCCGGTTCCGTCCCGATTCGAGGACAGCTTCATCGCCATGCTCCGCACACGGCGTTCCGAGGAAGAGACCGGCAGGCGTCAAGGTTCGACGGCACCCGTCGTTGAACCGCAATCGCAGCCCACGGATTCCGTCATCGAGGTGCGCAACATCGAACGCCGCTTCGGCGATTTCTACGCGGTCAGGAACGTGAGCTTCGACGTGAATCGGGGAGAAGTCTTCGGGTTGCTCGGGGCCAACGGCGCAGGGAAGTCCACCACGTTCCGGATGCTTTGCGGCCTGCTTCCGGCAAGCGGGGGAAGCCTGCGCGTCGCCGGGCTCGACTTGCGCCGCGCCGCCGCCAACGCCCGTTCCCGGATCGGGTACATGTCGCAGAAGTTCTCCCTTTACGGCAGCTTGAGCGTGCTGCAGAATTTGCAGTTTTTCAGCAGCGTCTACGGCCTTTCGGGAACCGTGAGGACCGAGCGGATCGGGGAGGCACTCGAGCAGTTCGAACTGGGACGCGTGGCGGACACCGTCAGTGCCGATCTGCCGCTCGGCTACAAACAGCGCCTGGCGATGGCCTGCGCCGTCATGCACGCACCCGAGATCCTTTTCCTGGATGAACCGACTTCCGGCGTCGACCCGCTCGCCCGCCGCGAATTCTGGCACCGCATCAACCTGTTTGCCGAATCGGGAGTCACCGTGCTGGTGACCACACATTTCATGGAAGAGGCGGAATACTGCGACCGGCTGGCGATCATGGCGGCCGGTGAAATTCTGGCCCTCGGAACCCCTCGGGAAATCAGGGAAAAAGCTCGCTCCGCGGATCGCCCCACGCCCAGCATGGAAGATGCCTTCATCAGCCTCATAGAAAGCAAAGACCGGGACGGAGGCGCGGCATGAATGCGGTCGATACGGACACATTCCCGGACCGGTCGCCGCGCGGCGGCAAAAGCATGCGCCTTCGAGGGTTGATCCGCAAGGAGTTCCTCCAGATCGTGCGTGACCCGAGCAGTATCGGTATCGCCTTCCTGATGCCTCTGGTGCTGTTGTTCATATTCGGCTATGGGGTGTCCCTGGACGCCCGGGACGTTCCCATCGCCCTCGTGGTGGAACAACCGAACGCGGACACCTCAGCGCTGACCGGTTCCTTTTTCGGATCGCCCTACTTCAAGCCGGTCCCGATGTTCGGCATGCACGAAGCCGTGCGCGAGCTCATGTCCCACCGGGTGGACGGAATCGTTCATCTGCGCGAAGATTTTTCGAAACGGCTGCGGCAGCCGGGCGGAGCATCGATCCAGGTGATCGTCAACGGTATGGACGCCAACACGGCAAGGCTCATTGCAGGCTACGTGGAAGGCGCCTGGGGAGGCTGGCTGGAACGCCGGGCCGTCGAAACCGGGACGGTCCTGCCCATGCCCGTTCAGGTCGAACACCGGGTGTGGTTCAATCCCGAGATTCGGAGCCAGAACTTCCTGGTGCCGGGGCTGGTCGCCGTGATCATGGCCCTGATCGGGGCCTTGCTGACCGCGCTGGTGATTTCGCGCGAATGGGAACGGGGAACCATGGAAGCGCTCCTGATCAGCCCGGTTTCCATGGGTGAAATACTGCTCGGCAAGCTCATCCCCTATTTCCTGCTCGGCATGGGCGGAATGATTCTCTCGGTGGCCATGGCGGTATTCCTGTTCGACGTCCCTCTGCGCGGCTCGATCTGGGTGCTGTTCGTCACGTCTTCCCTGTTCCTCCTCGCCATGCTCGGCATGGGGTTGTTGATTTCGACCGTGGCCAAGAGTCAGTTCGTGGCAAGCCAGGCCGCCATCATCGGCACGTTTCTGCCGGCCTTCCTGCTCTCCGGCTTCATCTTCGATATCGGCAGCATGCCGCCGGTCGTCCGGACCATCACCAGGCTTTTCGCCGCGAGATATTTCGTGGCCATTCTCCAAACCCTCTTTCTCGCAGGCAACGTGTGGTCGGTGATCCTGCCGAACGCGTTTGCCCTGCTCGTGATGGCCGCCTTTTTCCTGGGGCTGACCCGGCGCAGATCCCGCAAGCGACTCGAATAGGAGACCGGCATGTGGAAAAGAATCCATGCCCTGACGATCAAGGAATTCCTGGCCCTGCTCAAAGACAGGAAAAGCAGGGTCGTGATCATCATCCCGCCGCTCATCCAGCTTTTCGTCTTCAGCTATGCCGCGACCTACGACCTGAAGGAAGTCCCGTTTGCCGTGTACAACGAAGACACCGGAGAAGCGGCACGGGAGCTCATTGCCGGCTTCCGCGACTCACCCACTTTCCGGCAGGCGGCGGAGATCGCCCGCGATTCGGAAATCGCTCCCCTGATCGACGGGAAGGATGTGCTCCTGGTCCTGCGCATCGGACAACGGTTCACCGAAGACCTGCTGGCCGGCCGGCCCGCATCGGTGCAGGTGCTCATCGACGGCCGCAACTCCAATACCGCATCCATCGCCCTTTCCTACGCCAGGGCTATCGTGGGATCGTTCAACACCCGGTGGGCGGAACGCAGGGGCCTGCAGGGATTCCCGGCCACACTCGACGTGCGCGCCTGGTTCAATCCGAATTTCGACAGCCTCTGGTTCATCGCCCCCGGCATCGTCGGAACGCTCACACTGGTGGTCACTCTCCTGGTCACCGCCCTTTCCGTGGCGCGCGAACGCGAACAGGGCACCTTCGACCAGCTTCTCGTGACGCCGTTGCGTCCCTTTGAAATCCTTGTCGGGAAAGCGCTTCCCGGGATGATCATCGGCACCTTCGAAGCCACGCTGATCATTGTCGCGGCGGTGTTGTGGTTTCAAATACCGTTGCGAGGCAGCCTCCTCACGCTCTATACCGGTATCTCGTTCTTCCTGCTCTCGGCGGTCGGGATGGGGCTCCTGATCTCCTCCCTGGCCGTGACCCAGCAGCAGGGGTTGCTCGGCGCCTTCATGTTCCTGGTGCCGGCCATCATCCTCTCGGGTTTCGCCACCCCCATCGCCAACATGTCGCCCCCCGTGCAGGTGCTCACCCTGCTCAATCCCATGCGCTATTTCATGGTGATTCTCCGAAGCGTATTCATCGAGGGGACCCCTTTCGGCCTGCTCCTGGACCAGTTCTGGCCAATGGCGGTGATCGGCGTTGCGGCCTTGACACTCGCCGCCGCGTTGTTCCGCAAGCGGATGTACTGATGTCGCGTTGCGGGGCCTGCTCCCGTCCGTCGGTCCTGTGTCAATCCAGGTTGAAATAGAAACCCTCGGGCTGGAGCTCTCTGCTTTCGATGTGTTTCCCCGTCACCAGGCATCGCCTGATCTCGAGGCACAGGTGGCACTTGGACAGGTAACCCGGGCCGGGGCTGAAACCGTAACGCTTCTCCGCAATCTCGAGCAGACCCCTGATGCCCGAAGCATAGAGGGTGGTGAGGATCGGGTAATCTTCCGGGGAAAGCTCGGTTCCCAGATCATCCCTGTGAATCGCAAGGCCCGAGCAAAGCCCGGGGATATAGTTCCCGAACAGGTCAAGGTGGAAATGGCTGGTATCGTGGAGCTCCGAGCAACCCCGGGGGTTCCTGGAAAGCAGGTAGCCCACTTCTCTCTTGCCGAGAATGTCCTCGAAAGTCTTCAGGGCGCGCCCCCCCATGTGTATCCAGTAGCGCGAGGGAATCATCTTCAGGTAGTCGGCGCCGAACCTGCGCGCGTACTCATCGATCGAATGCGGAATCCTGTCGTCCAGCGCGTCGATCTCCCGATAGAAATCCGCGGTCCACGGGAAAGCCGATACCCCCGCGCTCCTGCACGCCTCGATAGTCCCTTTCACCCTGGCGAAAGGAATGTGCTCGTTGTGGAAGGGACTGATGGAAACGAGTAGGGTCGACAGGCCGTTCTTTTTCAGTTCGGTGAGGATTTCGACCGCGGATTCGTGATCCCTGTACCAGGACGAATTGGTTTCCACGTATTCGACATAGACGCCTTCCTCGGCGGCTATGCGCAGCACGGCGGCCAGGCCTCGCGGGTCGAGCAGGGGTTCCCCTCCTCCCACGTGGATTTCCCGGCATCCCAGGCTCACGATCTTTTTCAGATTCATGCGCGCCGTCTCGTCATTGATGTAACGCTTCTCCCAGTGCGGACTGCAAGCGTAGAGACAATGCGCGCACCTGGAGCTGCAGTAGTAATTGGTGATCAGTCCGCCCGACTGCAAACGGGTGATGTGAAGCCTTCTTCCGATCTCGTCCATAAGCTCGTCCGCGCCTCATTCCTGTCCGGTGTATCCGGAGGAGACACACCGTGAAAAAGAAGGGTTGAACATTCAACGGCTTGCTTGCCACGCCCCCGGTACGGCAGCGTCGGGGAAGCCGACCGGATTCCCTTGCGTGGGAATCGGGCCAGGGGGAGGATCAAACGGAGCCTTTCGACAGGGTATTCAATACATGACCGACCGGCGTCTGGGAAGTGTAAAACCGCTCCGGGCCGCTGGAAAGGCGCGGAAAAGAGTATGGGATTGGCGAACGGGACATCGGGTTTTCGCCGTCGGGCGGCGGTTTGCGGGACGAGCGGGAGACCGTCCGCAAATATCGTTGACAACGCCTGTTGATTGGTGCATGAAAAGGAAAATTCCTCGTTAGCATGAGGCGTTTGCACAAACACAGGCTGCTGCCCAGAAATGTCGAAAGACGCCAATGGGTAGACAAGGTATGGTCGGCATAAGGCTTTACCCGAGGTAGCTGGTTCTTCGAAAACCTACGTTGTGCACTGCCGAAAGTCTACGAGTGGGGAAATGAAGAGTCGGCATGTTGAGGCCGTGGGATTTCCCATGGCTTTTTTTGTCTGCTCCGGGGCCCCTTACGACCAGGAGGTTATCGACCTTTGGAAGGTCACAGTTGCAGCTCGAAAGAAGACAAACGGCCGCCCGCGCGACAGGTCCGCTGAAGCGATCCTCTTTCCTGCTTTGGCCGCCTTCCCGCACAACGGGCGGCGATGAGGCGAAGCAGGGAATCTGACGGCATTTCACCGTAACTTTCCCTCACGAATCTTTGACAGCAGTCCACTCCGGCGAAAGATCGTATTTGCGTGCCGTTTCGTCCCGCGTCGAGAACGGTCGATGCGGGATCACGACCGGTCGGGTGGATCGGAGGCCGGGTCCGGCGGAATCCGGGGCTGCGTGCCCGATTGAAGCGCGGCTTGCCGTGCGCCCGCCGGCCCGTCGTCGTCGGAGTGTCGGGGATTGCTGCCCGCGCCCGCGGATCGGCCGGGAGTGCCGAAGAGGTGAACGATGGTGAGTCTCTCGAAGCTGTATTACGAGTACCGCCGGATTTGGAAAGCGGTGCGCCTGTTTCTCATCATATCGGGCCCGGGGATCGTGGTCATGGTGGCCGATAACGATGCCGGAGGGATCACCACTTATGCGGCTACGGGAGCGAAATACGGCTATGGATTGATCTGGTTTCTCCTTATCCTGGTTCCGATCGCTTATTATGTCCAGGAGATGACCATGCGCCTCGGCGTGGTGACCAAGCGGGGGCATGCCGAAGCCGTATTCATGGGATTCGGGTCTTTCTGGGGATGGTTTTCGCTGCTCGACCTGATCCTGCTCAACTGGCTCACGCTCGTCACCGAGTTCATCGGGATGACCGCCGCACTCGAAATTTTCGGCGTTCCCCCCTACCTTACCGTGCTGGCCGTTTGCTCGCTCATGTCCATCATGGTCATTCATGGCCGCTACTGGACCTGGGAGAAGATCTCCCTGTTCTTCTGCGCCATCAATCTCATCTATATTCCCGGTGCTTTCATCGTGAAGCCGTCGGTGTCGGAGATCATTCACACGGGCATCATCCCGAACCTGCCCGGCGGCTTCGGCAACGAGCTGTTTTTCTACCTGATGGCCAACATCGGCACGACCATCGCGCCCTGGATGATCTACTTCCAGCAGAGCGCCGTGGTGGACAAGGGCATGAAAGAAAAGGACATCCCGTGGGGACGGACGGACACCCTGTTCGGCGCGGTGCTCACGGTGGTGGTGGCCGTTTTCATCATCATCGTCACCGGCACCGTGCTGCGGGGCGTCGAGATCGAGAGTGCCGCCCAGGCTTCGGTAATGCTCATGAAAACCAATGAGTACGTCGGGGCCTTCATGGCCATCGGCCTGTTCGACGCCGGCCTCCTCGGGGCTATTTGCATTTCACTGGCCAGTTCCTGGGCTTTCGGCGAAGTATTCGGCTGGGCCCATTCGCTCAACTACAAGATCAAGGAAGCGCCGTGGTTTTACGGGAACTACTTCATCACCCTGTTTTCCGCGGGACTGGTGGTCCTCATCCCCAAAGCGCCCCTGGTGCTCATCACGCTTTTCGTGCAGGTGGTCGCCGTCACGCTGCTGCCCGCGGCGCTCGTCTTTCTCATCCTGCTCCTCAACGACAAGAAAACCATGGGGGAATACACGAACACCCTCTGGCAGAACCTGATCTGCACGACCATCTCCGTGGGCATCATCATTTTGTCCACCCTTTACGGAGTGACCATTCTCTTCCCGGATGCGTTCAACTGAACGGGACGGCAGGTGAGTCATGCTGAAGCACTACCTATCGGACGCGGCCGAAACCATACGCGAGATCAACCGGAAGTATGAGACCCCCAGTATCGAAATGTCCGGGGCGGTCAGGATCGCTTTGTTCGCGCTGAGGATCTACCTCGTGGTGCTGGTCTGTCTGTTTGTCTACAAATTCATCACCATCCTTTGACACGGGGTCCGACAATGAACACCACCAATGCCAGGAACCGGGATTCCACGGAATCGGTCTTCTTTCTGAGCGACCTCATCAAGTCGAAGGTTGTCTGCCACGGCCACAAGATCGGGAAGCTCGAGGACATTGCCATCTGGGAACATGAAAAGCTCCCCGAGGTCACCCACTTCGTCGTGGCCAGGCCGTTCGGCCACAAATCCCTGCTGATCCCCTGGGCGGACGTGGTACAGCTCGCCCCCAGGGAGATCCTGGTCGATCTTGAGAGCATCGAGCATTACGAAGGTGAACCCCATGAATCCCAGGTTCTCCTGAGAGACCACATCCTGGACAAGAAAGTCATCGACATGGACGACCGGGAGATCGACGTCGTTTACGATGTCAAGCTCGTCCTGCGGAACAAGAAACTCTACGTGACCGATGTGGACTTCAGCAAGTATGGGCTGCTCAAACGAATGCACCTCAGATGGCTGGCCAGGCTGATTTACAGCCTTGCCGAGATATTCAAGAAAGAAACGCTTTCCTGGTCCTACGTGCAGCCGCTGCCGGAAAACATCGGCAGTTTCAAAGGGAACGTCAAGCTCAACATTCTTCAGGAGAAGCTGCCCGAAATACACCCCGTCGACCTCGCCGACATCCTCGAGGAGCTCGATGAGAGCCGGCGCCTGGCCATTTTCCAGGAACTCGACACGGAACAGGCTTCGGACACCCTGGAGGAAATCGAGCCCCGTGTGCAGCGGACTCTGATTTCCTCCCTGGAAAAGGGGCGCGTGGCCGAACTGATCGATGAAATGACGCCGGCCCAGGGAGCCGACGTGCTGGCCATTCTGCCGTCGGCCGATGCGGACGAGATACTCAAGCTGATGGACACGGAAAAAGCCGCGAAGATCGAGTCGCTTTTGAGCAAGCACTATGAAACGATCCTGAATCTCGCCACTTCGCGTTTTCTGAAGTTTCTGCCCACCACTACCGTGGGGCAGGCCATCCGGCAGTATCGCCACAGCTCGATGGACAAGGACGTGATCATGTACCTCTACATCGTCAACGAGCAGAATACCCTGCTCGGAGTCATGGACATACAGGAACTGCTCCAGGCGAGCATGGACGACAAGCTGGAGGATATCATGACCACCGAGGTCATCACCCTCAGTCCGGGAGATACCCTGCACGAGGCGGCGGAGCTTTTCTCCAGGTACAACTTCCGGGCTCTCCCCGTCGTGGACGAAAACGAGAGAATCCAGGGAGTCATCCCTTACAGGGACATCATGAATCTGGAACACCGGTTCGTGTGAAATGGATCGGTGAGGACCGCGGGTTATACGGAACGGGGCCGTTGCGCGACGCGTTCGGTTACTTGTTGGCGCCGTGGACTTGCGGAGCCTTGGCTTGCATGGCTTTCGCCTGAATGGCTTTGGCGTGCATGGCTTTGGCATGCAGAAGCGCAAACAGGCGTTCGAGCTTATCCTTGCACAGCATCGCGGCAAGTATCGCCAAAAGGGCCGCCGCCACCAGGATTGAAAAACGCGAATACTGCTCGAGCCGCAGAAAGTTGCCTCCAAGGGACAGCAGGATCGTCCCGAAAAACCGGCCGATCGTACCCACGAAGAGGAACTCCGTCGTCGTGATCTGCCCCAGCCCCAGGATGTAGCACAGGTAGTCCTTGGGAATTCCCGGGATGAGGAAGAGCAGAAAAACCAGGAAAAGCCCTCGATGCTTGAGCAGGTAATCGAAACGATTGATTGCGGGCCTGGGCACGAACTTTTCCGCAAAGGGCCGGCCCAGGGCTCGTGACAGGGCGAAAGCGGTGAACGAGCCGACGGTCAACCCCACGGTGGAAAGGACTATTCCCACCAGGGGACCGTACAGATATCCTCCCAGCAGTCCCGTCACTTCCCCGGGAATGGGAGCCACGACAACCTGAAGGGCCTGCAGGGAGATGAACCCGAGGAAGCCCCAGGAACCCAGCGAATCCAAAAAGCTCGCCATGCTCTGCCTGCTGACGAAAAACTTGAACAGGTCGGTTCTGCAAAACAGAACGGAAAGACCGCCGACGATCAGCAGCAGCATCGTAAGCTTCAGCCAAACGTGATTCTTTGTGCCCGAGCTAATTTTCTAAACCTCCCCCGCATCCGAAACCCCGATCCCACCCCGGATTTCGTGCTTTGCCCCCCTCCCTGGAGGGGCCGGGATCATCTCGCCGCAACTCTGTTTCAGGGAATGTCCAGTACTTTACATGATCCGGCGGATTCCGGTCAAGTGAACATTGAAAAATTTCATGTTTTTACAATGACGTCGCGTCTCGTTCCAAGTCACCTTGAACACTCCGATTCTCGATGCGCCGAAGGTGAGGCGGGCATCATGAGAAACTGCATTGAAAACGGCGCGGGACAAACTTCACGAAACTGCAGGGAGCCGCCGCACGCCCTCCCGCCGGACAGGCGGAGGCTAGAACATATCCTGCAGGTTCATCGGATCCTTGATTTCGATGGACGGATCACTCTTGAGCTTCTTGGTGCCGCGGTCATCCAGGTATTTTGCCATTTCCAGCGGCACTTTCGCAGGCGGCTCGGCTCCCGCCTTGGTCAGGATCTGCCTGAGGAATCCCTCGGACTTCACCGCGAAGGCGATGGAGTCGCCGAGGACGCGCATGGCCTCCGGCGGATTGTGAAATCCCACCGAATTCTCAGCGCCTATAAACACGCTTCGGTAAAAAGCTTCTTCGTAAAAGCCCTTTGCCTTGTCGTAGAGATCCTGGTCGATCGGTTTTCCCTGTTCCCTGAGCTTATGAACGGCTTCGAACAGCTTGGCCGCCGTGGCGGTGGCGTAACCCGAACGCAGCATCAGAGACACGGTCCGGTCCTGAATGGCAATGACGCGCTGCTTGAGCCATTCCGCCCCCTGAGCGTGGCACTGGGCGCACGCGCGCAGGTCGTTCTTGAGGGGACTCATGACACGGTGATCCGAAATCTTGAAGACGCCGGACCGGGTGTAGGGCATGTGACAGTCGGCGCACGAAGCCGCCGCCTTCCAGTGAACGCTGTCGTTCGAGAACAGCTCGAATTCCGGGTGCCGGATGAAGGAGAGCTTGAACCCGGTCACCGTCTGCTTCCACTCTTTCAGGGAGTCATCGCTCCGGAGCTTCTTGATGATGTCTTCGATCGTAATCCTGCCCCATTTGCTGTTCTGCCAGGGGAAGAACAACCCCACGGAATTCATGTCCTTGTCCTTGGGAATGCTGTAAGTGACGTGGCACTGGGCGCACACCACCGACCGCAATTCCTGGCGGGATAGCTTCTCCGGCTCGGTCCCCATGGATTTCAAAGCCTGCACGAGGGTGAAACCCCTGGAGATTTTGAGCGACATGTCCTTGTTGTCGTGGCAATCGATGCAGGCCACGCCCAGATTCCGGTCTTTTTCGGGAATCCTGGCGAGAACGTCCTTGAAGGGAAGCTTGTAGTAGTCCGGCCCCAATTCCTTCTCGAGCCCCGGGGCATAGGGCGTCTTGCAGGACAGGCACACACCGCCGGCCTTGACGCGCGTGGCATCGACTTCGAGCTGATCCCGGAGCATCATGGCGTGCCCCCGGGGTTCGTTGTACTCCACCCCGAAACCCCACCCGGCGAAAAGGAGCGCCATGTAC from Syntrophobacter fumaroxidans MPOB includes these protein-coding regions:
- a CDS encoding ATP-binding cassette domain-containing protein codes for the protein MPTGEARQSAGMTSPLTVLEVKDVTKHFRSGRRTITALDGVTVAMRSGLITGLIGPDGAGKTTLMRLAAGLLLADRGTIRVLGLDAAAEPLAVQAAIGYMPQRFGLYEDLSVQENLDLYADLQGVTHQERPERYRELMRMTGLASFTGRLAGALSGGMKQKLGLACTLVRPPRLLLLDEPTVGVDPVSRRELWSIVHRLVKEEGMSVLLSTAYLDEAERCNEVIVLHEGRVLGQAPPKEFSAKLSGHAYQVSAPGARKRSVQAKLAAGSGVVDAVIQEENVRLVMDSQTFPDIGRILPGLHEVSLQPVPSRFEDSFIAMLRTRRSEEETGRRQGSTAPVVEPQSQPTDSVIEVRNIERRFGDFYAVRNVSFDVNRGEVFGLLGANGAGKSTTFRMLCGLLPASGGSLRVAGLDLRRAAANARSRIGYMSQKFSLYGSLSVLQNLQFFSSVYGLSGTVRTERIGEALEQFELGRVADTVSADLPLGYKQRLAMACAVMHAPEILFLDEPTSGVDPLARREFWHRINLFAESGVTVLVTTHFMEEAEYCDRLAIMAAGEILALGTPREIREKARSADRPTPSMEDAFISLIESKDRDGGAA
- a CDS encoding ABC transporter permease; the encoded protein is MNAVDTDTFPDRSPRGGKSMRLRGLIRKEFLQIVRDPSSIGIAFLMPLVLLFIFGYGVSLDARDVPIALVVEQPNADTSALTGSFFGSPYFKPVPMFGMHEAVRELMSHRVDGIVHLREDFSKRLRQPGGASIQVIVNGMDANTARLIAGYVEGAWGGWLERRAVETGTVLPMPVQVEHRVWFNPEIRSQNFLVPGLVAVIMALIGALLTALVISREWERGTMEALLISPVSMGEILLGKLIPYFLLGMGGMILSVAMAVFLFDVPLRGSIWVLFVTSSLFLLAMLGMGLLISTVAKSQFVASQAAIIGTFLPAFLLSGFIFDIGSMPPVVRTITRLFAARYFVAILQTLFLAGNVWSVILPNAFALLVMAAFFLGLTRRRSRKRLE
- a CDS encoding ABC transporter permease — encoded protein: MWKRIHALTIKEFLALLKDRKSRVVIIIPPLIQLFVFSYAATYDLKEVPFAVYNEDTGEAARELIAGFRDSPTFRQAAEIARDSEIAPLIDGKDVLLVLRIGQRFTEDLLAGRPASVQVLIDGRNSNTASIALSYARAIVGSFNTRWAERRGLQGFPATLDVRAWFNPNFDSLWFIAPGIVGTLTLVVTLLVTALSVAREREQGTFDQLLVTPLRPFEILVGKALPGMIIGTFEATLIIVAAVLWFQIPLRGSLLTLYTGISFFLLSAVGMGLLISSLAVTQQQGLLGAFMFLVPAIILSGFATPIANMSPPVQVLTLLNPMRYFMVILRSVFIEGTPFGLLLDQFWPMAVIGVAALTLAAALFRKRMY
- a CDS encoding radical SAM protein; translated protein: MDEIGRRLHITRLQSGGLITNYYCSSRCAHCLYACSPHWEKRYINDETARMNLKKIVSLGCREIHVGGGEPLLDPRGLAAVLRIAAEEGVYVEYVETNSSWYRDHESAVEILTELKKNGLSTLLVSISPFHNEHIPFARVKGTIEACRSAGVSAFPWTADFYREIDALDDRIPHSIDEYARRFGADYLKMIPSRYWIHMGGRALKTFEDILGKREVGYLLSRNPRGCSELHDTSHFHLDLFGNYIPGLCSGLAIHRDDLGTELSPEDYPILTTLYASGIRGLLEIAEKRYGFSPGPGYLSKCHLCLEIRRCLVTGKHIESRELQPEGFYFNLD
- a CDS encoding NRAMP family divalent metal transporter, coding for MVSLSKLYYEYRRIWKAVRLFLIISGPGIVVMVADNDAGGITTYAATGAKYGYGLIWFLLILVPIAYYVQEMTMRLGVVTKRGHAEAVFMGFGSFWGWFSLLDLILLNWLTLVTEFIGMTAALEIFGVPPYLTVLAVCSLMSIMVIHGRYWTWEKISLFFCAINLIYIPGAFIVKPSVSEIIHTGIIPNLPGGFGNELFFYLMANIGTTIAPWMIYFQQSAVVDKGMKEKDIPWGRTDTLFGAVLTVVVAVFIIIVTGTVLRGVEIESAAQASVMLMKTNEYVGAFMAIGLFDAGLLGAICISLASSWAFGEVFGWAHSLNYKIKEAPWFYGNYFITLFSAGLVVLIPKAPLVLITLFVQVVAVTLLPAALVFLILLLNDKKTMGEYTNTLWQNLICTTISVGIIILSTLYGVTILFPDAFN
- a CDS encoding magnesium transporter MgtE N-terminal domain-containing protein is translated as MNTTNARNRDSTESVFFLSDLIKSKVVCHGHKIGKLEDIAIWEHEKLPEVTHFVVARPFGHKSLLIPWADVVQLAPREILVDLESIEHYEGEPHESQVLLRDHILDKKVIDMDDREIDVVYDVKLVLRNKKLYVTDVDFSKYGLLKRMHLRWLARLIYSLAEIFKKETLSWSYVQPLPENIGSFKGNVKLNILQEKLPEIHPVDLADILEELDESRRLAIFQELDTEQASDTLEEIEPRVQRTLISSLEKGRVAELIDEMTPAQGADVLAILPSADADEILKLMDTEKAAKIESLLSKHYETILNLATSRFLKFLPTTTVGQAIRQYRHSSMDKDVIMYLYIVNEQNTLLGVMDIQELLQASMDDKLEDIMTTEVITLSPGDTLHEAAELFSRYNFRALPVVDENERIQGVIPYRDIMNLEHRFV
- a CDS encoding TVP38/TMEM64 family protein, whose protein sequence is MLLLIVGGLSVLFCRTDLFKFFVSRQSMASFLDSLGSWGFLGFISLQALQVVVAPIPGEVTGLLGGYLYGPLVGIVLSTVGLTVGSFTAFALSRALGRPFAEKFVPRPAINRFDYLLKHRGLFLVFLLFLIPGIPKDYLCYILGLGQITTTEFLFVGTIGRFFGTILLSLGGNFLRLEQYSRFSILVAAALLAILAAMLCKDKLERLFALLHAKAMHAKAIQAKAMQAKAPQVHGANK
- a CDS encoding ammonia-forming cytochrome c nitrite reductase subunit c552 — translated: MPLGCQPTKPEPVKTVVIPDGTIDPELWGKAYPDEYHLWKKTEEPEPPGKSKYKRGFDADRPTYDKLAEYPYMALLFAGWGFGVEYNEPRGHAMMLRDQLEVDATRVKAGGVCLSCKTPYAPGLEKELGPDYYKLPFKDVLARIPEKDRNLGVACIDCHDNKDMSLKISRGFTLVQALKSMGTEPEKLSRQELRSVVCAQCHVTYSIPKDKDMNSVGLFFPWQNSKWGRITIEDIIKKLRSDDSLKEWKQTVTGFKLSFIRHPEFELFSNDSVHWKAAASCADCHMPYTRSGVFKISDHRVMSPLKNDLRACAQCHAQGAEWLKQRVIAIQDRTVSLMLRSGYATATAAKLFEAVHKLREQGKPIDQDLYDKAKGFYEEAFYRSVFIGAENSVGFHNPPEAMRVLGDSIAFAVKSEGFLRQILTKAGAEPPAKVPLEMAKYLDDRGTKKLKSDPSIEIKDPMNLQDMF